ATCGGCAACCCCATCGGTCACAGCAAGTCCCCGTTGATCCACCAGGCATTCGCCCGGCAGACGGGGATCGAATTAAGTTATGCGGCAATTCTTGCCCCGCTGGACGAATTCGTCGCCACCGTGACGCAATTTCGACAGGAAGGGGGGCGTGGGTTGAACGTCACCGTTCCCTTCAAGCATGAAGCTTATGCCTACTGTGCCGAACTCAGTGATCGTGCCAGACAGGCCGGTGCCGTCAACACCCTGATTTTTCCCGATAACGACGAGGCGCCGGTTCGTGGCGACAACACCGATGGCGTGGGACTGATGCGGGACCTGTCCTACCACGACATCCCAGTCAAAGGTCGGCGGGTCCTGCTGATCGGTGCCGGAGGTGCCGCACGCGGGGTGTTGGGCCCCCTATGTGCCGCAGAACCGGCCGAAATACGGGTTGCCAATCGCCGGGGCGAGACGGCAGTACAACTGATTCGGGATTATGCCGAACACGAGCAAGTACAAACATCTGTCATGTTGCGTGCCTGCGCCCTGGACCAGTTCCCAGAAGACGAACTGTCGTTTGATCTGATCATCAACGCCACGTCAGCCAGTCTCGGCGGTCAACGCCCAGCAGTGCCGGATACGGTGTTCAGTCCTCACACGATTGCCTATGACATGGCCTACGGGTCGGAACCCACCGTGTTCATGACGTGGGCCGAATCGCTCGGCGCGCGGGCATTGGATGGCTTGGGGATGCTGGTGGAACAGGCCGCAGAAAGCTTTTACCAGTGGCACGGCGTACAGCCGAAGACCGACGAAGTGCGCGCCCTGCTTCGCCATACGTTGGTCAATCGCTGAGACTTCGGCGATTTGGGCACTCAACTGCGAAAGGCTCAACTGGGGTTGTTGATCCTCAGGAGCAACTGAGCTTCGCTTTCGGACAACCCGAAATCATCGACCAATTCCTGCATCGTCACACGGCCCTGGGCACTCAGACGAAGCGCATGGGCGAAGCTTCGATCGCCATCGTCCTGGGCGACCAAACTCGCAAAGCGGGTTTCCGTATGCTCGATCCGCTTCGAAAGCTGGACGAGCTTCTGATCAAAGCCGTCCATATGCCGCCCCAGCCCAGCCAATGCGGACTCGATGGAGCCCTGTTCGTTTTCGATACGCTCCAGTTGACCCTGGAGCCAACGCACATTGGCCTGACTCGACTTGAATTTAGCCGAGACACGCGCCGCGAATAGCAAGGATAGCAGCGCGACGATCATGGCGGCTCCGGAAAAGCCGATTAACCAGGAAGCGTTCATTTCGTGGAAAGATCGGACAATCCCTTCAGATCGACAAGAATAATCAGCTTGTCATTACCTTTGTCGCTACTCTGCGGGACGACGCCGAGAATATGCTCGGATCCCTCGTCGTTACTCGTGCGTTTGGCATCGTTCACATCGTCCTCGTCCAGCGTGATGACTTCAGCCACGCTATCGACGACGATCCCGGCCACTTCTCCGGTGCGCAACTCGACGACCATGATCCGACTGTCGTCGTCGAAGGGTTTTTCAGGTAGCGAGAAGAACACTCGGGCATCCAGGATGGTCACCACATTGCCGCGCAGATTGATGATGCCCCGAATCGCCGGATGGGCGCCGGGAATCGGCGTGATCTCGGCAGCCCGGAGCACTTCCTGAACATCGAGCACATTCAGGGCGTACACCTCGTCCGCTACCGTAAACGTTACCCAACGGGTCAGAACGACCGGCGTCTGCTCCATGCCCATGTCATCGAGCGCTTCTGGATTTCTAATGTTGTATTCGGTTTGGCTCATCAGAATGCTTCCTGTGTTATTCGACCTGCGAAATTGCTACCGGCTGGACTTCAAGGCGGCCCGCAATGCGGGTACTGTGAGGAACGCCACGCCGGCCGACCGGTTGACGCCGGCAAGCCAGGGCCGAGCCCCTGCCCGCTCGTCATCGGAACGCCATTGCGTCATCGACTCGTCCCACGGCAGATCCATCAATTCGTGACCGACCTCGACGCCCCACAGACCATCGGCTCCCAGCAGAATGACATGCGGCGTCGCGACAACCGCGCCGGGGAACCAACTGGCCAATGACAGCACCATGCGCCGACGCCCCTGATGCAACACGGTGCCGGCCACGTGCGCAGGTGCCCCTTTCAGCGGTTCGATCGACGGCGACGTCAATACATCGTAAATCTCACTGATCGGGAGACCGACTTTGACGCCGCCAATCGCAAAAATCCGCCAGGGTTTCGTCGCCGGAACGATTTCCGGACCGACCGGCTCGCTGGATCCAGGCGCGACCGAGACGGGTTCCTGAATCGATAAGACGGACTCATCCTCAGCAAACGCGATCGGCATCGTCGTCACAGGCTCACTATCCGCAACCACCGGCGCTTCGGCGTGCGGGGCATCCGACTGAAGCGCTTCCACCGAGGATTGGGGCTCGGCATTCAGCATCGGCAGATCCGTCGCCTCTTCGTCGGCGTCTTCGGGCAGATCCAGATTCAACGTATCTACCGGAGCGTCGAATCGATCAGTAGACCTTGGCTCTTGGTGCTCGGACAGGATGGCGGCACCGGTTCGCTCGACATCATCAACCGACGAACGGGTCACGATAGCAAGGCCGACCGGATTGGTTTTTCGAAGGAATGGATCCACCGCGGAGGGTGTGGCCGTCATTGCGGTATCGCCGAGATCATTCAGCAATCCGGCCAGGTAGTCGTCAATGGCCGCGTCCTGCTCTACCAGAAAGTGCAGGGACTCCTCTCCGGAAGCATGGTGAAAGGATTTCATCGCAGAATCTCCTCAACGACTCGGGAGCGGGTACTGCCGAGCACCTGGCTATCAGCATGGTCATCCAGTTCCTGACCGCCCGCAGCAGGCTTGGACATGTTTTCGCTCTGGCGCTGATGCGGAAGCAGCCAGTCCAGCAACGCGGCATAGGCGTGACTGCCCCGGCTTTCCGGCTGAAGGAACGACAGCGGCTTACCAAGGCGACTCGCTTCGCGAAACAAAGTGTCGATTGGGATGACATCGGTCCATACCGTGCCGAAATACTGATCTCTCAGCGTTTGCAGGGTATCGCGGGAGGCACGCGTCCGCTGATCGTACATGGTCGGCACAATCAGATACTCGAGGCGGAACTTCCGCGAGCGCTGCACCATGGTCAGGGTGCGCAACATCCGCTCCAGCCCCTTGAGGGCGAGGAATTCTGTCTGAACCGGAATCAACAGAAAGTGCGCCGCGGCGAGCGCATTGACCATGGTGACGCCCAGAATCGGCGGGCAGTCGATAATGACGGCATCGAACTGGTCGGTCAGGGTTGACAGGGCTCGCTTCAATACAAGCCCCATACCGTCCTGCTTGCCCAACTGCCGATCGAGCGTCGCCAGCGCCGTTGAGGCGGGCATCAGGCTGATGGATTCAAACGCCGTCGGATGAATGATCCGCATCGGGTTCAGAACCCGCCCCTCGGAGGCCGCCTTGAACAGGGAATACACGCTGGCCCCGGGCGCATCCGGTTCCATACCGAAATAGGTGGTCATGGAACCATGGGGATCGATGTCGATGAGCAGCACGCGCTGTCCACGCTGCGCGAGATGCCCCGCCAGGGTCACGCTGGTCGTGGTCTTCCCCACGCCCCCTTTCTGATTGGCTACTGCCCAAATGTTCATCGTACACACCTCGCAATCGCTGGACCGATATTCTGCAAGGGAAGGACCGCCTCGACGAGTCCTGCCTTTGCCACAGCCGCCGGCATTCCGTAAATCACACTCGTGGCTTGATCCTGAGCCCAGATATGACCGCCCGCACCGCGAACTTCCTGAGCACCGATCATGCCATCATCTCCC
The Halothiobacillus diazotrophicus DNA segment above includes these coding regions:
- a CDS encoding DUF2802 domain-containing protein, translating into MIVALLSLLFAARVSAKFKSSQANVRWLQGQLERIENEQGSIESALAGLGRHMDGFDQKLVQLSKRIEHTETRFASLVAQDDGDRSFAHALRLSAQGRVTMQELVDDFGLSESEAQLLLRINNPS
- a CDS encoding chemotaxis protein CheW, which gives rise to MKSFHHASGEESLHFLVEQDAAIDDYLAGLLNDLGDTAMTATPSAVDPFLRKTNPVGLAIVTRSSVDDVERTGAAILSEHQEPRSTDRFDAPVDTLNLDLPEDADEEATDLPMLNAEPQSSVEALQSDAPHAEAPVVADSEPVTTMPIAFAEDESVLSIQEPVSVAPGSSEPVGPEIVPATKPWRIFAIGGVKVGLPISEIYDVLTSPSIEPLKGAPAHVAGTVLHQGRRRMVLSLASWFPGAVVATPHVILLGADGLWGVEVGHELMDLPWDESMTQWRSDDERAGARPWLAGVNRSAGVAFLTVPALRAALKSSR
- a CDS encoding ParA family protein, which encodes MNIWAVANQKGGVGKTTTSVTLAGHLAQRGQRVLLIDIDPHGSMTTYFGMEPDAPGASVYSLFKAASEGRVLNPMRIIHPTAFESISLMPASTALATLDRQLGKQDGMGLVLKRALSTLTDQFDAVIIDCPPILGVTMVNALAAAHFLLIPVQTEFLALKGLERMLRTLTMVQRSRKFRLEYLIVPTMYDQRTRASRDTLQTLRDQYFGTVWTDVIPIDTLFREASRLGKPLSFLQPESRGSHAYAALLDWLLPHQRQSENMSKPAAGGQELDDHADSQVLGSTRSRVVEEILR
- a CDS encoding chemotaxis protein CheW; protein product: MSQTEYNIRNPEALDDMGMEQTPVVLTRWVTFTVADEVYALNVLDVQEVLRAAEITPIPGAHPAIRGIINLRGNVVTILDARVFFSLPEKPFDDDSRIMVVELRTGEVAGIVVDSVAEVITLDEDDVNDAKRTSNDEGSEHILGVVPQSSDKGNDKLIILVDLKGLSDLSTK
- the aroE gene encoding shikimate dehydrogenase, with the protein product MAVSPKKYGVIGNPIGHSKSPLIHQAFARQTGIELSYAAILAPLDEFVATVTQFRQEGGRGLNVTVPFKHEAYAYCAELSDRARQAGAVNTLIFPDNDEAPVRGDNTDGVGLMRDLSYHDIPVKGRRVLLIGAGGAARGVLGPLCAAEPAEIRVANRRGETAVQLIRDYAEHEQVQTSVMLRACALDQFPEDELSFDLIINATSASLGGQRPAVPDTVFSPHTIAYDMAYGSEPTVFMTWAESLGARALDGLGMLVEQAAESFYQWHGVQPKTDEVRALLRHTLVNR